In Tripterygium wilfordii isolate XIE 37 chromosome 15, ASM1340144v1, whole genome shotgun sequence, one DNA window encodes the following:
- the LOC120017184 gene encoding norbelladine synthase-like codes for MDGQLSHELELNVPASEAWEFYSTLKLAKLVEEQFDFIEKAEVLEGDGGVGTIIGLTFAPGIPGPVGYKEKFTKLDNENRVKEAEVVEGGYLDLGFTLYRVRFEVIEKGEDSSIIRNTIEYTVKEEAAANASFVSIEPLADIAELVKNHLAKNKTS; via the exons ATGGACGGCCAACTCTCACACGAACTGGAGTTGAACGTGCCGGCAAGCGAAGCGTGGGAGTTTTACAGCACGCTTAAGCTGGCAAAACTTGTCGAAGAACAGTTTGATTTCATTGAGAAAGCTGAAGTTCTTGAAGGCGATGGCGGTGTTGGAACAATTATCGGGCTTACTTTTGCTCCAG GCATTCCAGGGCCGGTTGGTTACAAAGAGAAGTTCACCAAGCTCGACAACGAGAATCGTGTGAAAGAGGCAGAGGTGGTTGAAGGTGGTTATCTGGATTTGGGATTCACTCTGTATAGGGTCCGGTTTGAGGTCATAGAGAAAGGGGAAGACTCTTCCATCATCAGAAACACAATTGAGTATACTGTCAAGGAAGAGGCTGCTGCTAATGCTTCGTTTGTCAGTATCGAGCCACTCGCAGACATTGCTGAACTTGTCAAAA